A single region of the Halorussus gelatinilyticus genome encodes:
- a CDS encoding N-6 DNA methylase, which translates to MERLAGTNLALPNSGSQPGAYRTTRRTDVDTSCTPDDCPITTPVPPRVTPETPASFPRLDESVVDDDLLDRLSAAADHLAAMVDSASLETAIQTWSERHGLDTLPQDERRTVLARHSVISILLKMTLYEWYQRRGDLSALSADIRAALQHAYHETGDAAFRELPVDRIIWRADDDIVTPVVEARDCLLTSRNPAEDIGQVYERLTTSESRQSLGQFRTPPAVGRLLRSWVTTGDDTVLDPGIGSGVLSSPFHPHWLTDLDPKKVFGVDQSPLSMLMGTTALTLSGQSHEPQTVDFLTLSPDDLPGEVDGIVSNPPFTGAQALPASYKRRCNARFEDSTGRTISGKSPLYTYFLYHSREFLGPGDRAAFITPQSWLSRKFGETLKRFLLDEYRIKSLVRFNPEATSIFDTADETALLVCLEVPAEDAPTGDTRFVRVDEDVDTNEIRDAIDGVVDGETLWGEVVCRQQEQLDPTSNWQSLFDRESIETHGLVPLRTLATCRRGAVTGAVNFFCLSQQTVDEYGISEEQLSRLIRRPSVVDGYDFTEIGWAELRESGAAVWLLDPDELSNVPDEIATFAEQVRSVPDSLQNDGDETGLQPYLRTAVTVHDLVGTDAFDRRTYWYRPPRHDPPQIVVPDTSRDGFPFVLNEVRARNVHNFHGLHGIRLAEVEMKALLAYLNSEFTAQLLTEETYTRQDGYESLSISDLRELPVIDPQTLPDDVVSALADAFEELRTATRRSGNSDSAKKRIMTILEQELQLRLPSDAELE; encoded by the coding sequence ATGGAGAGACTCGCCGGAACGAACCTGGCACTCCCGAATTCAGGTTCACAACCTGGGGCGTATCGAACGACGAGAAGGACAGATGTCGATACCAGCTGTACCCCGGACGACTGTCCGATCACGACCCCTGTCCCTCCAAGGGTCACACCGGAGACACCAGCGTCATTCCCCCGACTGGACGAGTCCGTCGTCGATGACGACCTTCTTGACCGCCTCTCAGCGGCGGCCGATCACCTCGCGGCGATGGTTGACTCAGCCTCACTAGAGACGGCTATACAGACGTGGAGTGAACGTCACGGTCTCGATACGCTCCCTCAAGACGAGCGACGGACGGTCCTGGCCAGGCATAGTGTGATTAGCATCCTACTGAAGATGACTCTCTACGAGTGGTATCAGCGGCGTGGCGACCTGTCAGCACTCTCGGCAGACATCCGCGCTGCCCTTCAGCACGCGTACCACGAAACGGGGGATGCAGCGTTTCGAGAACTGCCCGTCGACAGAATCATCTGGCGGGCCGACGACGACATCGTCACGCCCGTCGTCGAAGCCCGCGATTGCCTCCTCACCTCTCGGAACCCGGCAGAAGACATCGGGCAGGTCTATGAGAGACTCACGACGAGTGAGAGCCGCCAATCGCTGGGGCAGTTCCGCACGCCGCCAGCCGTCGGCCGACTGCTGCGCTCGTGGGTTACCACTGGCGACGACACAGTACTCGATCCGGGGATAGGGTCCGGAGTCCTGTCCAGCCCGTTCCATCCCCACTGGCTGACGGACTTAGACCCGAAGAAGGTCTTCGGTGTCGATCAGAGCCCACTCTCGATGCTGATGGGGACGACTGCGCTGACGTTGTCTGGACAGTCTCACGAGCCGCAGACAGTGGATTTCCTCACTCTCTCGCCGGATGACCTTCCCGGTGAGGTTGACGGCATCGTCTCGAATCCACCGTTCACCGGTGCCCAAGCGCTGCCAGCGAGCTACAAGCGACGCTGCAACGCGCGGTTCGAGGACAGCACCGGGCGCACGATCAGCGGCAAATCGCCGTTGTATACGTACTTCCTGTACCATTCGCGGGAGTTCTTAGGTCCCGGAGATCGAGCCGCGTTCATCACGCCCCAGAGTTGGCTCAGCCGCAAATTCGGCGAGACGCTCAAGCGATTCCTCCTCGACGAGTACCGGATCAAGTCCCTCGTCCGGTTCAATCCGGAAGCGACGTCAATCTTCGATACGGCCGACGAGACCGCGCTTCTCGTGTGCCTCGAAGTGCCCGCAGAAGACGCTCCTACTGGAGACACGCGGTTCGTGCGCGTTGACGAGGATGTCGATACGAACGAAATCCGCGACGCCATCGACGGCGTTGTCGACGGCGAAACTTTGTGGGGTGAGGTGGTCTGTCGCCAACAAGAACAGCTCGATCCAACTAGCAACTGGCAGTCGCTCTTCGACCGGGAAAGCATTGAGACGCACGGACTCGTACCGCTACGTACACTCGCAACGTGTCGACGCGGGGCCGTCACCGGGGCAGTCAACTTCTTCTGCTTGTCACAGCAGACTGTGGACGAGTACGGTATTTCCGAGGAGCAGCTCTCCCGCCTGATTCGACGCCCGTCGGTCGTCGATGGCTACGACTTCACCGAGATAGGCTGGGCGGAGTTGCGGGAGAGCGGTGCGGCGGTGTGGCTTCTCGATCCGGACGAACTGTCGAACGTTCCCGACGAGATCGCCACTTTCGCCGAGCAGGTGCGGTCCGTCCCGGATTCGCTACAGAACGACGGAGACGAGACCGGGTTGCAGCCGTATCTACGGACTGCGGTAACGGTCCACGATCTCGTTGGGACCGACGCGTTCGACCGGCGGACGTACTGGTATCGCCCGCCGCGTCACGACCCGCCGCAGATCGTGGTGCCGGATACGAGCCGTGACGGATTCCCGTTCGTTCTCAACGAGGTGCGGGCTCGAAACGTCCATAATTTCCACGGACTTCACGGTATCCGACTCGCCGAGGTCGAGATGAAGGCGTTACTCGCGTACCTCAACAGCGAGTTCACCGCGCAACTCCTCACCGAGGAGACGTACACACGCCAGGATGGCTACGAGTCGCTCAGTATCAGTGACCTCCGAGAACTTCCGGTAATTGATCCGCAGACTTTACCGGACGATGTCGTGTCCGCACTTGCTGACGCTTTCGAGGAACTCCGAACGGCCACGCGACGGAGTGGGAACTCTGACTCCGCGAAGAAACGAATTATGACGATACTGGAACAGGAGCTCCAGCTTAGATTGCCTTCGGACGCGGAGCTAGAATGA
- a CDS encoding HNH endonuclease, translated as MQHRFRVGEQYRDTGSYRNSSDQFLRWIRGPLDSGIKNTGGIRDLRANRSETPAALVLVSNDSGISQHDDPWEDTLAVNAGYISYWGDAKADNPYDDSIKNQKIKTAFDRAAARRREDVPPVLVFRKPESGVVEFCGLCVPDHFEVRTYQADSGTQIPNYLFHFSILNTQSIPISWLHDRARMNDDARAPDVWKRWVETGDVAQWPTGETLDQSGRVRRYETSETAVSDAFRTETFERYGHACTMTDIREDDLLDLAHVLPRSQHPELAEHPENVLVLNSLHHRAFDAALFTIDSDYRIRTSPSFDPAHPFLRRTILERAGEQLSFPSTIQVRPSFLEELNTGLSWL; from the coding sequence ATGCAGCACAGGTTCCGTGTCGGCGAACAATACCGAGACACCGGCAGTTATCGGAACTCTTCTGACCAGTTCCTCAGATGGATTCGCGGCCCGCTCGACAGCGGCATCAAAAACACCGGCGGAATCCGTGACCTCCGTGCGAATCGGTCTGAGACGCCTGCAGCGCTCGTACTCGTCTCGAACGACAGCGGTATCTCCCAACATGACGACCCGTGGGAAGACACACTCGCCGTCAACGCCGGCTACATCAGCTACTGGGGCGACGCGAAAGCCGACAATCCATACGACGACTCTATCAAGAACCAGAAAATCAAGACCGCGTTCGACCGAGCCGCGGCTAGACGACGCGAAGACGTTCCACCAGTCCTCGTATTCCGGAAACCTGAATCCGGAGTCGTCGAATTCTGCGGATTGTGCGTACCAGACCACTTCGAGGTCCGCACCTACCAAGCCGACTCCGGGACACAAATCCCAAATTACCTGTTCCACTTCTCAATCCTCAACACCCAGTCCATCCCCATCTCTTGGCTACACGACCGCGCCCGGATGAACGATGACGCCCGAGCGCCGGATGTCTGGAAGCGCTGGGTCGAAACTGGCGACGTCGCCCAATGGCCGACCGGCGAGACGCTCGACCAGAGCGGGCGGGTCCGACGCTACGAAACCTCCGAAACCGCCGTGAGCGACGCCTTTCGAACAGAGACGTTCGAACGGTACGGCCACGCCTGTACCATGACCGATATTCGAGAAGACGACCTCCTCGACCTGGCACATGTCCTCCCGCGAAGCCAGCATCCCGAACTCGCCGAACATCCGGAGAACGTCCTCGTGCTGAACTCACTCCATCACCGAGCGTTCGACGCTGCATTATTTACTATCGACAGCGATTACCGGATTCGAACTAGTCCGTCCTTCGACCCTGCTCACCCGTTCCTCCGCCGAACAATCCTCGAACGAGCGGGCGAGCAGCTTTCATTCCCGTCCACTATTCAAGTCCGGCCGTCGTTTCTTGAAGAACTCAATACCGGCCTATCTTGGTTATAG
- a CDS encoding GIY-YIG nuclease family protein, with protein sequence MDISDLTQKFEFVDTVTVERNEAGQIDLKMPQQRYEKSDETSVHQYGWGPFCKFHVDTSSFQERSGVYIFTANHQIVYVGEAVDIHSRIQYGYSNISPKNCFEGGQQTNCRINNAILEVIRNEGQVALWAMEAEDRKQREAALIEECDPSWNFESPTTVTDSPQQIAQADGPAKDRESIFNESTNQHQLTSSKYAPLYDHLKKADVNTLHLSFEEIEEILGVPLPASARKYAVWWNPTGHAHAEGWAELGWAAEPDLDSETVTFNKVH encoded by the coding sequence ATGGATATCTCTGATCTCACTCAGAAGTTCGAGTTTGTAGACACCGTCACAGTAGAACGGAATGAGGCAGGGCAGATCGATCTCAAAATGCCTCAACAACGCTACGAAAAATCAGACGAAACGTCTGTCCATCAGTACGGTTGGGGACCGTTTTGTAAATTCCACGTTGACACCTCCAGCTTCCAAGAGAGATCAGGTGTTTATATCTTCACCGCAAACCATCAGATAGTGTATGTCGGAGAGGCTGTGGATATACATAGTCGAATTCAATACGGATACTCCAACATTTCTCCCAAGAACTGTTTTGAGGGTGGACAGCAGACCAACTGTCGAATCAATAACGCCATTCTCGAAGTCATCCGCAACGAAGGGCAGGTCGCACTCTGGGCAATGGAGGCCGAGGACAGGAAACAACGGGAAGCGGCGTTAATCGAAGAGTGCGATCCATCCTGGAATTTCGAATCTCCAACCACCGTGACTGATAGTCCACAGCAAATCGCGCAAGCTGATGGCCCTGCAAAAGACCGAGAGTCTATTTTTAACGAATCCACAAATCAGCACCAATTGACGAGTAGTAAGTACGCACCGCTCTATGATCACCTTAAGAAGGCTGATGTGAACACTCTCCACCTCTCATTTGAAGAGATAGAGGAGATCCTGGGTGTTCCATTACCTGCATCTGCTCGTAAATACGCCGTTTGGTGGAATCCTACTGGCCACGCTCATGCCGAAGGCTGGGCAGAACTCGGATGGGCTGCAGAACCAGACCTCGACAGTGAGACTGTTACTTTTAACAAAGTCCATTGA
- a CDS encoding HNH endonuclease — MRVEDETISERQCQEWRVSYRNGKSPYELAVESDHPRRDVYDHLIGECSHDCDETPISRGRTHNVTAPECRDIRDRYAAGEAIEALRASTGRRWQTLVRHLTGNCSHEVAVESPTVAKQEILQRDHVTAEECAQLRRGVHDAASVMAYADTVDHEYQVVLAHVNGECAHEVDEPPREPNDRRRDISNSDCQAIRETYRSSPDVDFSDIAEEYDCSRTTIERHITFRCSHPPVDALVTDVDAVQDLLESGVDADDGLSKFSPEEIVQLDRDGRADRKEPALDLIAPDPDRVETTRSRVVRNTDLAHDMKRMYNHTCQVCSVSRRGPDGNPYAEAHHIRPLGRPHDGPDEPENILVLCPNHHADFDYGRLTVDPETYRVTHTYEEAVDGTVLNIADPHQISDDHLTYHNKVIAGE, encoded by the coding sequence ATGAGAGTTGAAGACGAGACAATTTCAGAACGGCAGTGCCAGGAGTGGCGGGTATCATACCGCAACGGCAAGTCACCGTATGAACTCGCGGTCGAGAGCGATCATCCTCGGAGAGACGTCTACGACCACTTGATTGGCGAGTGTTCTCACGATTGTGACGAAACCCCGATTTCACGTGGCCGGACTCACAACGTGACCGCTCCTGAATGTCGTGACATTAGAGATCGATATGCCGCTGGGGAGGCGATTGAGGCCCTACGGGCGTCAACGGGTCGTCGCTGGCAGACGCTTGTCCGGCATCTTACTGGAAATTGTTCGCACGAGGTTGCCGTCGAGTCCCCGACAGTTGCGAAGCAGGAGATTCTCCAACGAGACCATGTTACAGCGGAGGAATGTGCCCAACTCCGCCGTGGCGTTCACGATGCAGCGAGCGTGATGGCCTATGCGGACACCGTTGACCACGAGTATCAAGTGGTTCTTGCTCACGTGAACGGTGAGTGTGCGCACGAGGTTGACGAACCTCCCCGTGAGCCGAATGATCGGCGTCGGGATATCTCGAACTCAGATTGTCAGGCAATCCGGGAAACGTATCGGTCCAGTCCTGATGTCGACTTTAGCGACATTGCTGAGGAGTACGACTGTTCGCGGACGACAATTGAGCGCCATATTACGTTCAGATGCTCGCACCCGCCTGTAGATGCCTTAGTAACCGATGTTGATGCAGTCCAAGATCTGTTGGAGTCGGGAGTGGACGCCGACGACGGATTGAGCAAGTTCAGTCCGGAAGAGATAGTTCAGTTGGACCGCGACGGGCGTGCGGATCGTAAGGAACCGGCACTGGACTTGATAGCCCCTGACCCGGATCGTGTCGAGACGACGCGTAGTCGCGTGGTGCGCAATACTGACCTCGCCCACGATATGAAGCGTATGTACAATCATACATGCCAGGTCTGTAGCGTCTCTCGGCGTGGTCCGGATGGGAATCCGTACGCTGAGGCACACCATATCCGTCCGCTCGGTCGCCCGCACGATGGACCCGATGAGCCGGAGAATATTCTCGTTCTCTGTCCGAACCACCACGCCGATTTCGACTACGGCCGACTCACCGTTGACCCAGAGACGTACCGCGTCACCCACACCTACGAAGAGGCCGTTGATGGAACTGTATTGAATATCGCAGACCCACACCAAATCAGCGACGACCATCTCACGTACCATAACAAGGTCATTGCCGGCGAGTAA
- a CDS encoding transcription initiation factor IIB family protein has product MGETLDAAEDTMVDGIRLCGDVLRSGYEYDSIDSVAGACFYLACTRQEEPISLPDIADHARKSQKNIQHLSARLMSELDIQPTPVEPDTYLDDGIDEFGFTEDQAAECFDLLERGKERNLHSGFAPTTVAGAILYAVAQKHGLEIRQRDVADFVNKTPVSIRKNYKTFLKLADDVPVDVLPPQTIDEAIATLQTAFSEHPAVYADDARDIATDADVGDSASRAGVTGGAYLSVAQANGVHLTASDISSALGVGTQTIAKYNERFDYES; this is encoded by the coding sequence ATGGGTGAGACGCTCGACGCGGCAGAGGACACGATGGTCGATGGAATTCGGTTATGTGGAGATGTCCTCCGGTCGGGATACGAGTATGATTCCATCGATAGCGTTGCGGGTGCCTGTTTCTACCTCGCGTGTACCCGTCAGGAGGAACCAATTTCGCTGCCGGACATTGCCGATCATGCTCGGAAGTCCCAGAAGAACATTCAACACTTGAGTGCGAGGCTGATGTCAGAGTTGGATATTCAGCCGACCCCAGTCGAACCTGACACCTACTTGGATGACGGGATTGATGAGTTCGGCTTCACGGAAGACCAGGCAGCGGAGTGTTTCGATCTGCTTGAACGCGGGAAAGAACGTAATCTCCATAGTGGATTTGCCCCGACGACGGTCGCCGGTGCGATCCTCTATGCCGTCGCGCAGAAACACGGGCTCGAAATTCGCCAGCGGGATGTCGCAGACTTCGTAAACAAAACTCCGGTCTCCATCCGCAAGAACTACAAAACGTTCCTGAAACTGGCGGACGATGTCCCAGTAGATGTACTTCCACCCCAGACAATTGATGAGGCAATTGCGACGCTCCAGACAGCCTTCTCCGAACATCCGGCTGTGTATGCTGACGATGCCCGTGACATTGCGACTGATGCGGACGTCGGAGACAGTGCCAGTCGTGCTGGGGTCACTGGAGGTGCATACTTGAGCGTCGCCCAGGCGAACGGGGTGCACCTGACTGCCAGCGATATTAGCTCCGCGCTCGGTGTTGGAACTCAGACAATTGCGAAGTACAACGAGAGGTTCGACTATGAGAGTTGA
- a CDS encoding ADP-ribosylglycohydrolase family protein, with the protein MSSDRARGILLGLACGDALGRPVEFASASEISAEHGRLDEMVGHGTWNQPAGTITDDTEQALCIARSLVEHQAFDPADIADRFVAWYDSGPFDIGGMTRRALSRLKRGDEWDEAGQQVWENSPEGQNAGNGSVMRCPPLAIPYATDWDRLVEVSRQSSQITHADPRCTYGCAILNLTLAGILDDANAPLQDALDYVDASAPNELTAALSPLTRATSPGTLETSGYVVHSIQTALHDGLASKSAEEAIVTAVNRGGDTDTIGAITGAIAGARFGASGLPRQWLSMIDETDELESLADSLLKMA; encoded by the coding sequence ATGAGTTCAGATCGAGCGCGTGGGATCCTCCTTGGGTTAGCGTGCGGGGATGCGCTTGGCCGGCCAGTCGAGTTCGCGTCTGCGTCGGAGATCAGTGCTGAGCACGGGCGGCTTGACGAGATGGTCGGGCACGGCACGTGGAACCAGCCTGCTGGAACGATTACAGACGACACCGAGCAGGCGCTGTGCATCGCTCGAAGCCTCGTCGAACACCAAGCGTTCGACCCGGCGGACATTGCCGATAGGTTCGTCGCGTGGTACGACAGCGGCCCGTTCGACATCGGAGGGATGACGAGACGAGCGCTCAGCCGCCTCAAGCGCGGCGACGAGTGGGACGAGGCGGGCCAGCAGGTCTGGGAGAACAGCCCTGAAGGCCAGAATGCTGGGAACGGGAGTGTGATGCGGTGCCCGCCGCTCGCCATCCCGTATGCCACTGACTGGGATCGACTCGTCGAAGTGAGTCGGCAGTCCTCGCAGATTACGCACGCTGACCCGCGGTGTACCTATGGCTGCGCCATTCTAAATCTCACACTCGCGGGCATCCTTGACGATGCTAACGCACCACTGCAGGACGCCCTTGACTATGTCGATGCAAGTGCACCAAACGAGCTCACCGCTGCGCTTAGTCCTCTCACCCGTGCTACTTCCCCTGGTACACTAGAGACGTCTGGCTATGTTGTCCATTCGATTCAAACGGCTCTCCACGACGGGTTAGCGTCCAAGAGTGCCGAGGAGGCGATTGTCACTGCCGTCAACCGTGGCGGTGATACTGATACCATCGGCGCGATCACGGGAGCCATTGCCGGGGCGCGATTCGGTGCGTCGGGGCTCCCCCGCCAATGGCTTTCCATGATCGACGAAACCGATGAACTCGAATCGCTTGCGGATAGTCTCTTGAAGATGGCGTGA
- a CDS encoding antibiotic biosynthesis monooxygenase family protein, with amino-acid sequence MYLVTFRLAPGEYDAEFYELNDAIQAAAEDTEGYLGKQTWHAPNSEEVLVVYYWESLDAIESFGVDADHKRAKQRWTEWYDAYEVTVTEVVETYGTGFGDDANPLA; translated from the coding sequence ATGTATTTGGTAACGTTCCGCCTCGCTCCTGGAGAGTATGATGCGGAGTTTTACGAGTTGAATGACGCGATACAAGCGGCTGCCGAGGACACGGAGGGATATCTGGGCAAACAGACGTGGCATGCACCGAATAGTGAGGAGGTTCTTGTCGTCTACTACTGGGAGTCGTTGGACGCGATTGAGTCGTTTGGAGTAGATGCAGACCACAAACGCGCGAAACAGCGGTGGACGGAGTGGTACGATGCGTATGAGGTTACTGTTACAGAAGTCGTTGAGACATACGGGACTGGATTCGGTGACGATGCGAACCCACTCGCATAG
- a CDS encoding trans-sulfuration enzyme family protein, which translates to MTRHNNRSDNDRFATIAVGAAETEIHPHREGTNDVVPPIHLSTTFEWANGEDANEHDYSRESNPTRAALEEQLARLEGGEHALAFASGMAATSTTMLALVPPGGHVVSSDTIYSGTEKLLTEHMAGHLGVDIDFVDARDPGNVADAVNADTDLIWAETPSNPLIRLCDIQTIADIADDHDVLFGVDSTFASPYYQAPLNLGADIVVHSTTKYLNGHSDSIGGAVITDNDGVFERLAFAQRVGLGNMLSPFDCYLVARGIKTLPARMEHHERNAMAVARFLEGHDRIARVHYPGLESHPQHDLATEQMSGYSGMLSFEFDGTLIELEAFVEGLEVFTPGASLGGVESLVEVPSLMIPDEFSRSEESAEIPETLVRVSVGLEDADDLCEDLRTALP; encoded by the coding sequence ATGACACGACACAATAACCGATCCGACAATGACCGATTCGCAACCATCGCAGTCGGTGCAGCTGAAACTGAAATACATCCGCACAGAGAGGGAACGAACGACGTCGTCCCGCCGATTCACCTTTCGACTACGTTCGAGTGGGCTAACGGAGAGGACGCCAACGAACACGACTATTCGCGCGAGAGCAATCCGACGCGGGCAGCCCTCGAAGAGCAGTTAGCCCGCCTCGAAGGTGGCGAGCATGCGTTGGCGTTCGCCTCCGGAATGGCCGCCACATCAACGACGATGCTAGCGCTGGTCCCTCCGGGCGGCCACGTCGTCTCCTCGGACACCATCTATAGCGGGACCGAAAAACTGCTCACGGAACACATGGCCGGGCATCTCGGTGTTGACATCGACTTCGTTGACGCTCGTGACCCCGGCAACGTTGCCGATGCAGTCAACGCAGACACTGACTTGATCTGGGCAGAAACCCCGTCGAACCCCTTGATCCGGTTATGCGATATCCAGACGATAGCCGACATCGCCGATGACCACGATGTCCTGTTCGGCGTGGACAGTACGTTTGCGAGTCCGTACTATCAAGCCCCACTCAACCTGGGTGCCGACATCGTCGTTCACAGCACCACTAAGTATCTCAACGGACACTCCGACTCGATTGGTGGTGCTGTCATCACCGACAACGATGGGGTTTTCGAGCGATTAGCGTTCGCGCAGCGGGTTGGACTCGGGAATATGCTTTCGCCGTTCGACTGCTACCTCGTTGCGCGAGGCATCAAGACGCTGCCCGCACGGATGGAACATCACGAGAGGAACGCGATGGCAGTTGCCCGGTTCCTCGAAGGCCATGATCGGATCGCTCGGGTCCACTATCCTGGTCTTGAAAGCCACCCGCAACACGACCTTGCGACCGAGCAGATGTCGGGGTACAGCGGGATGCTATCCTTCGAGTTCGATGGGACGCTCATCGAACTTGAAGCGTTTGTCGAGGGACTTGAGGTATTCACGCCGGGGGCCAGTCTCGGCGGGGTCGAAAGCCTTGTTGAGGTACCGTCACTCATGATCCCCGACGAGTTCAGTCGTAGTGAGGAGTCAGCGGAGATTCCCGAAACGTTAGTCCGGGTGTCCGTTGGCCTCGAAGATGCCGATGACCTCTGCGAGGACCTCCGGACGGCGCTACCGTGA
- a CDS encoding CBS domain-containing protein — MPRDLYDCTAAELATYSVEHLDHGTPPGDAAAWLDENGYDAAPVYADDDPIGFIHTDDVTTDDDGDTLDDHLTPLTIDYMISGDTSFTDVLSALIEKPVYFLGGHNHVTGILTRADLNTAPARIYLFDRITYLEEHLRELILENAPNWKQTSVTRDELDDIEDRYEDAQAANVALEEIHYAQFSTLKTIVKSVEPCWEACGFSTKGEADSRLHEIKELRNDVAHANLLVENTDSNDFLSSGRTTENLHNALETIEQVLIHLQNAGYDPGSSET; from the coding sequence ATGCCTCGTGATCTCTATGACTGTACTGCGGCCGAACTCGCCACGTACTCCGTCGAACACCTCGACCACGGCACGCCACCTGGCGACGCCGCCGCGTGGCTTGATGAGAACGGGTACGATGCTGCCCCGGTCTACGCTGACGACGACCCAATCGGGTTCATCCACACGGACGATGTCACGACTGACGACGACGGCGACACTCTCGACGACCATCTCACCCCGCTCACCATCGACTACATGATCAGCGGCGACACCTCGTTCACAGACGTCCTCTCCGCACTCATTGAGAAACCCGTTTATTTCCTCGGCGGGCACAATCACGTCACCGGTATCCTCACTCGCGCCGATCTCAACACCGCCCCAGCGCGCATCTACTTGTTCGACCGGATCACGTACCTCGAAGAACATCTCCGCGAACTCATCCTCGAAAATGCACCGAACTGGAAGCAAACCTCCGTCACGAGGGACGAACTCGACGATATCGAAGACCGGTACGAAGACGCACAAGCCGCCAACGTCGCCCTAGAGGAGATCCACTACGCACAATTCTCGACGCTCAAAACTATCGTCAAAAGCGTCGAACCCTGCTGGGAGGCCTGCGGCTTCTCGACGAAAGGAGAAGCCGACTCTCGACTCCACGAAATCAAAGAACTCCGCAACGACGTCGCCCACGCCAACCTCCTCGTCGAAAACACCGACAGCAACGACTTCCTCAGTAGCGGTCGCACCACAGAAAATCTCCACAACGCCCTCGAAACTATCGAGCAAGTCCTCATACATCTCCAAAACGCAGGGTACGACCCAGGGTCGTCAGAGACATAA
- a CDS encoding FAD-dependent oxidoreductase, whose protein sequence is MTHHSKTDVLIVGGGLAGLSLAGYLQRQEYEPTIIEQATEWRGSGYGIGLWEDGLAVLDELGLLDAAHKRAADPNGFEIRASGGEVLTRTSLSPEQTLLLVIHRADLHAALRENVPSDWIRMGTSPEHINEHADGVTVTFDDGTTEVFDLVIGADGIHSVVRSQCFDDWSKREYDTYVWSLWAQQDVDVGQDMVSVWGPGSEGFVARVGDRVGFNLAARLDSPPNPPGREELRAQAETIGWQLPALLDGTDDEPFFDRVRDVTCDTWHTDRIALLGDAAHAVHPISGMGASLALQDARVLAQELATSRSDHLSKALTRFESRRRPDAARVKRMARVEATVTFLESKYLRRLRNGVVKQTPLFDMFIKRQATE, encoded by the coding sequence ATGACCCACCACTCGAAGACTGACGTACTGATTGTCGGCGGGGGTCTTGCCGGGCTAAGCTTGGCAGGGTACCTTCAACGCCAGGAGTATGAGCCGACGATCATCGAACAAGCAACCGAGTGGCGAGGTTCTGGGTACGGGATTGGGCTTTGGGAAGACGGACTCGCCGTCCTCGACGAACTCGGACTCCTCGATGCCGCCCATAAGCGAGCAGCCGATCCTAATGGATTTGAGATTCGCGCGAGCGGCGGTGAGGTTCTCACACGCACATCTCTTTCCCCCGAACAGACACTCCTACTGGTCATCCACCGTGCTGACCTCCACGCGGCACTACGAGAAAACGTCCCGTCAGACTGGATTCGAATGGGAACATCTCCTGAGCACATCAACGAGCACGCCGACGGTGTGACCGTCACCTTTGATGACGGGACGACTGAAGTATTTGACCTCGTAATCGGTGCTGACGGTATCCATTCCGTCGTTCGCAGTCAGTGCTTCGATGACTGGTCGAAACGGGAATACGATACCTACGTGTGGTCGCTATGGGCCCAACAGGATGTGGACGTCGGGCAGGATATGGTCAGTGTCTGGGGCCCCGGAAGTGAGGGATTCGTCGCTCGTGTCGGTGACCGCGTCGGATTCAATCTCGCTGCACGACTCGACAGTCCTCCAAACCCACCGGGGCGTGAGGAACTGCGGGCGCAAGCCGAAACAATCGGCTGGCAGCTACCCGCTCTTCTTGACGGGACCGACGACGAGCCCTTCTTTGACCGCGTCCGCGACGTGACCTGTGACACCTGGCATACTGACCGAATTGCGTTACTCGGTGATGCCGCCCATGCAGTGCATCCAATTTCAGGGATGGGCGCGTCGCTCGCACTCCAAGACGCGCGTGTTCTCGCACAGGAACTCGCCACGTCCCGCTCCGACCATCTGTCCAAGGCACTTACCAGGTTCGAGTCCCGGCGTCGACCCGACGCAGCACGCGTGAAACGCATGGCACGCGTCGAGGCCACGGTTACATTCCTCGAATCGAAATATCTTCGGCGACTGCGCAACGGGGTGGTCAAACAGACGCCGCTATTCGACATGTTCATCAAGCGACAAGCAACGGAATAA